In Lusitaniella coriacea LEGE 07157, a single genomic region encodes these proteins:
- a CDS encoding DUF6531 domain-containing protein translates to MTGELKLGNFQLSFTDLEVPVTGIPISVTRTYDSLTAAQQDNFGYGWRLEFRDTNLQTSLPPRTEQQELLDEYPAFRDGTKVYITLPGGKRETFTFKTRPHPITLAAFRAGVPIPESARFYLPFFVSEEGSEVALKVDENVLLRNKNTGNYISPNGLNYNPIQTLFGGKYTLTTKEGIEYEINAKSGDLNKVTDLNGNTLTYSEGGIVSSAGKEVKFERDAQGRISAVIDPAGERITYEYTPMAI, encoded by the coding sequence GTGACCGGGGAGTTGAAGTTGGGTAACTTCCAACTCTCCTTCACCGATTTGGAAGTTCCGGTCACCGGCATTCCCATCTCTGTCACTCGTACCTACGACAGCCTCACGGCGGCACAGCAGGATAACTTCGGCTATGGCTGGCGGTTGGAGTTCCGCGATACCAACTTGCAGACCAGTTTGCCGCCTCGCACCGAACAGCAGGAACTGTTGGATGAGTATCCCGCATTCCGCGATGGCACGAAGGTCTATATCACCCTCCCTGGAGGCAAGCGGGAAACTTTTACTTTCAAAACCCGACCCCATCCGATTACTTTGGCCGCTTTTCGAGCGGGCGTTCCTATCCCCGAAAGCGCTCGCTTCTACCTGCCGTTTTTTGTCTCGGAGGAGGGGTCTGAGGTAGCTCTGAAAGTTGACGAGAACGTACTGCTACGTAATAAAAATACGGGCAACTATATCTCTCCCAATGGCTTGAATTACAATCCCATTCAAACGCTCTTTGGCGGCAAGTATACCCTCACCACCAAGGAGGGGATTGAGTATGAGATTAACGCTAAGAGTGGGGATCTCAATAAGGTCACCGATCTCAATGGCAATACCCTCACCTATTCCGAAGGGGGAATTGTCAGCAGTGCGGGTAAGGAAGTGAAGTTTGAACGCGACGCGCAGGGACGCATCAGCGCGGTCATCGACCCAGCCGGAGAGCGCATCACCTACGAGTACACACCAATGGCGATTTAA